In Clostridium sp. JN-1, one genomic interval encodes:
- a CDS encoding YigZ family protein, whose amino-acid sequence MGYFTIKDTKSAQFEEKKSVFIGSIKRVAAENEAKDFIKEVKSKNKEARHNVYAYIIGENFGIQRYSDDGEPQGTGGIPVLDVIKKNGITDTVIVVTRYFGGILLGKGGLVRAYSKAASMAVKTGGIVEKVKGCVLEIVINYDMVDRIKYLFEKNLWFIEDMDYKDKVKLTMYAPVETVTKIEKSTIETTSGKCEVIVGDEDYYFKMDNRLFRTC is encoded by the coding sequence ATGGGATATTTTACTATAAAGGATACTAAAAGCGCTCAATTTGAAGAAAAAAAGTCAGTATTTATAGGAAGCATAAAGAGAGTTGCAGCTGAAAATGAAGCTAAAGACTTTATAAAAGAAGTAAAAAGTAAAAATAAAGAAGCAAGACATAATGTATATGCTTATATCATAGGAGAAAACTTTGGCATACAGAGGTATAGTGATGATGGTGAACCGCAGGGAACAGGAGGAATTCCAGTATTAGACGTTATAAAGAAAAATGGTATAACAGATACAGTAATTGTAGTTACAAGATATTTTGGAGGAATACTTCTTGGAAAAGGCGGACTTGTTAGGGCTTATTCAAAAGCAGCATCAATGGCAGTAAAGACAGGTGGAATAGTAGAAAAAGTAAAAGGGTGTGTACTTGAGATAGTTATAAATTATGATATGGTTGATAGAATAAAATATTTATTTGAAAAGAATTTATGGTTTATAGAAGATATGGATTATAAAGATAAGGTTAAATTGACAATGTATGCTCCAGTTGAAACTGTTACTAAGATAGAGAAATCAACTATAGAGACTACAAGTGGTAAATGTGAAGTTATAGTTGGAGATGAAGACTATTATTTCAAGATGGATAATAGACTATTTAGAACTTGCTAG
- a CDS encoding HEAT repeat domain-containing protein, which yields MIDIDWNKIDDYDDEDITYFMFLEGKSIDALCKIRNLAKETVQMHVLNGKIKYGILAKSYDVRRLFEIMVSTAKQDKVDTLKSLNDQDKNKLIEFIRHNYADMSIKYKETAVWILGEIGDKSVIDVLSKASVNNHVNVRRMSVSALGKIGDKSSEDILIRALDDSNPQVIMYSIKALLKIKSSKAREKVKKVYETTDKEYLKVSAQIYLEKDFTKVCSK from the coding sequence ATGATAGATATAGATTGGAATAAAATTGATGATTATGATGATGAAGATATAACCTATTTTATGTTTCTAGAAGGAAAAAGTATAGATGCCCTTTGTAAAATTAGAAATTTAGCTAAGGAAACTGTACAAATGCATGTGCTTAATGGAAAAATAAAGTATGGAATTTTAGCTAAAAGTTATGATGTACGCAGGCTATTTGAAATCATGGTGAGCACCGCAAAACAAGACAAGGTGGACACATTAAAAAGTTTGAATGATCAAGATAAGAATAAGTTAATTGAATTTATAAGGCATAATTACGCTGATATGAGTATTAAATATAAGGAAACAGCTGTATGGATACTCGGGGAAATAGGAGATAAAAGTGTAATTGATGTACTTTCTAAAGCTTCAGTAAATAACCATGTTAATGTTAGGCGAATGTCAGTATCAGCTTTAGGGAAAATAGGCGACAAGTCATCAGAAGATATTTTAATAAGAGCACTTGATGATTCTAATCCACAAGTTATCATGTATTCTATAAAAGCTCTTTTGAAAATTAAAAGTTCAAAGGCTAGGGAGAAAGTTAAAAAAGTTTATGAAACAACTGATAAAGAGTATTTAAAAGTATCAGCACAGATATATTTAGAAAAAGATTTTACAAAAGTCTGTAGTAAATGA
- a CDS encoding PLP-dependent aminotransferase family protein: MDKYFLKFSQDTPKYITISKHIKRLIDNNKIKDGEKLPPIRKLSKFLGVNNITIVHTYNILQDEGYAVQKIGSGTYAKRKDVSRGFRREYSDTMKKVSSGSFKKFINFTGESPCSDFFPVSSFKNVLNEVLDRDGADALIYQEALGYDGLRKSISKVFWNNEVNIDDILIVSGAQQGIDIVSKSLINTNDSVAVEMPTYSGALSVFKWRRANIYEIPIEGDGVNIDKFEKILRKNSIKCFYTMTYFQNPTGISCSRQKKEQLLRLADIYDFYIIEDDYLSELIYDKNIEYASLKSLDKNDRVIYIKSFSKIFLPGIRIGYLIPPKKFKESIQNSKINTDISTSSLMQRALDLYITKGLWKKYIDKLNNVYTDKYLFMKGLLIKYLGDKVDFIDPGGGLHFYIKIKDKFNINSIQLFRMAKEKNVLIMPGTIFYKDAVNGLKYFKIVFSQTDKKNMEDGIKILSELIK; this comes from the coding sequence ATGGATAAATACTTTTTAAAATTTTCACAAGATACTCCCAAGTATATTACAATTTCAAAACATATAAAAAGACTTATAGATAATAATAAGATAAAAGATGGTGAAAAATTACCTCCAATAAGAAAATTATCAAAGTTCTTAGGGGTTAACAATATAACTATAGTACATACTTACAATATACTTCAAGATGAAGGATATGCAGTACAAAAAATTGGAAGTGGTACTTATGCAAAGAGAAAGGATGTAAGTAGAGGTTTTAGGAGAGAATATTCTGACACAATGAAAAAAGTATCAAGTGGAAGTTTTAAGAAATTCATAAATTTTACAGGTGAAAGTCCGTGCAGTGATTTTTTCCCTGTAAGTTCGTTTAAAAATGTATTAAATGAAGTACTTGATAGGGATGGAGCAGATGCTTTAATTTATCAAGAAGCTTTAGGATATGATGGACTTAGAAAAAGTATAAGTAAGGTATTTTGGAATAATGAAGTAAATATAGATGATATTTTGATAGTTTCAGGAGCACAGCAGGGAATTGATATAGTAAGTAAATCTCTTATCAATACAAATGATAGTGTCGCAGTTGAAATGCCTACATACAGCGGGGCACTATCCGTATTTAAGTGGAGAAGAGCTAATATATATGAAATTCCTATAGAAGGTGATGGAGTCAATATAGATAAGTTTGAGAAGATATTGAGGAAAAATAGCATTAAATGTTTTTATACAATGACCTATTTTCAAAATCCTACAGGAATTAGCTGCAGCAGGCAAAAAAAAGAGCAGTTATTGAGGTTGGCTGATATATATGATTTTTATATAATAGAAGATGATTACCTTTCTGAATTGATATATGATAAAAATATAGAATATGCTAGCTTAAAAAGCTTGGATAAAAATGATAGGGTAATATATATAAAGAGTTTTTCCAAGATATTCTTACCAGGAATAAGGATAGGGTATTTGATACCGCCTAAAAAATTTAAAGAAAGCATTCAAAATTCTAAAATTAATACGGATATATCAACTTCAAGTCTTATGCAAAGAGCATTGGATTTATATATAACTAAAGGGCTTTGGAAAAAGTATATAGATAAGCTGAATAATGTGTATACTGATAAATATTTATTTATGAAAGGGTTATTAATTAAATACTTAGGTGATAAAGTTGATTTTATAGATCCAGGCGGCGGTTTGCATTTTTACATAAAGATAAAGGATAAATTTAATATTAATTCAATTCAACTATTCAGAATGGCAAAAGAAAAAAATGTTTTAATTATGCCTGGTACTATTTTCTATAAAGATGCTGTAAATGGATTAAAGTATTTTAAAATTGTTTTTTCACAAACTGACAAAAAAAATATGGAAGACGGCATAAAAATATTAAGTGAATTAATTAAATAA
- a CDS encoding nucleotidyltransferase domain-containing protein, producing the protein MAKTILQYQKAFNGVVNRMKKNKLVLAVMVFGSMVTGDLWDESDIDLFVILDKKYLDIQNIYTEEKGIPVHIKLMSKNKFIQLQGEDIKGSFIHRIFASSKLVFSKDMEITVRYDNERYYPDSVRERWNMVYLGQLLKNIGICKKYMHNDDIYTAYTAAVKCAEEYSKLYVNSSGHMISKDAMIMAMNLNDEFKKCVDKLFFNKGEVENAIINILNYFQVNIDKSIRDLTNVLLNYMRDRDCFLSSEDIKEDKVFSNYDINMEEILSKLWEKNIIKKETRDLKTENGIVIFKENVYFI; encoded by the coding sequence ATGGCAAAAACTATCTTACAATACCAAAAAGCTTTCAACGGAGTAGTTAACAGGATGAAGAAAAACAAGTTAGTACTTGCTGTTATGGTTTTTGGAAGTATGGTTACAGGTGATTTATGGGATGAATCTGATATCGATTTATTTGTTATACTGGATAAAAAATATTTGGATATTCAAAATATTTATACTGAAGAAAAAGGTATACCTGTCCATATAAAACTGATGAGTAAGAATAAATTTATACAGCTTCAAGGAGAAGATATAAAGGGAAGTTTTATTCACAGAATATTTGCATCTTCCAAATTGGTATTTTCTAAAGATATGGAGATAACAGTAAGATATGATAATGAAAGATATTATCCTGACTCGGTTAGAGAAAGATGGAATATGGTATATTTGGGGCAGTTATTAAAAAACATAGGTATTTGTAAAAAATACATGCATAATGATGATATATATACTGCATATACAGCTGCAGTTAAGTGTGCAGAAGAATATTCTAAGTTATATGTTAACTCTTCTGGTCATATGATAAGTAAAGATGCAATGATTATGGCGATGAACTTAAATGATGAATTTAAGAAATGTGTAGATAAGCTATTTTTTAACAAGGGTGAAGTAGAAAATGCTATTATAAACATATTGAACTACTTTCAAGTAAATATTGATAAATCAATAAGAGATTTAACTAACGTTTTACTAAATTACATGAGAGATAGGGATTGCTTTTTAAGTTCTGAAGATATAAAAGAGGATAAAGTATTTAGTAATTACGATATAAATATGGAAGAAATATTAAGTAAACTTTGGGAGAAGAATATAATAAAGAAGGAAACTAGAGATTTGAAAACTGAAAATGGGATAGTTATTTTTAAAGAAAATGTTTATTTTATTTAA
- the hflX gene encoding GTPase HflX: MIYGNTDGVRNSILSKLEKIYDMKMPKDSLCDDNLINLLCEVTDNLNREISAAINRKGNIISVAIGDSTTVEMPEVDIKQRKLSGIRIVHTHPNGNCTLSAVDLSALLKLKLDCIAALGVNEGKCNKMTIGFCSIQNDLFTAQVTQPLSLEDGINYDILKVINYTEDLMKDTEVIEDDAERAILVGVESQESIDELAELAKACNVKVVYEVLQKKAVIDTAFYVGSGKVSEIALLRQSYNANVIIFDDELSASQVRNLEENVGAKVIDRTTLILEIFARRAKSREAKIQVELAQLKYRLPRLSGLGTVLSRTGGGIGTRGPGEKKLEVDKRHIREKIYDLTKELKKIKQVRSTQRNKRSELEKIALVGYTNAGKSTLRNKLCEVALLKEGVQKQKVFEADMLFATLDTTTRVIELPDARIAAVTDTVGFIRKLPHDLVEAFKSTLEEVIYSDLLLHVIDCSSKYAYEQISAVNDILEQLGLKDKPMILVLNKMDKAAEDDINKILDQNKGIKSVCISAKKGENIDLLLKEILNVLPCKLRNVEYLIPYSEQSMEAFLHRNSKINKEEYVDNGTYIDALVDDEVYNKCEKYMLSSKKL, encoded by the coding sequence ATGATATATGGAAATACCGATGGAGTTAGAAATTCCATCTTAAGTAAATTAGAAAAAATTTATGATATGAAAATGCCAAAGGATAGTCTATGTGATGATAATCTTATAAATTTATTGTGTGAAGTTACAGATAATTTGAATAGGGAAATTAGTGCAGCGATAAATAGAAAAGGAAATATTATAAGTGTAGCTATAGGTGACAGCACTACTGTTGAAATGCCTGAAGTAGATATAAAACAGAGAAAATTATCCGGAATAAGAATAGTGCATACACATCCAAATGGAAATTGTACTTTATCGGCAGTAGATTTATCAGCTCTCCTTAAATTAAAGTTAGATTGTATTGCTGCACTTGGAGTAAATGAAGGCAAATGCAATAAAATGACAATTGGATTTTGTTCTATTCAAAATGATTTATTTACTGCACAAGTTACTCAGCCTCTTAGCCTCGAAGATGGTATCAATTATGATATATTGAAAGTAATAAACTATACTGAAGACTTAATGAAAGATACTGAAGTTATTGAAGATGATGCAGAAAGAGCTATTTTGGTTGGAGTTGAAAGTCAAGAAAGTATAGATGAATTAGCTGAACTTGCAAAAGCATGTAATGTAAAAGTAGTGTATGAAGTACTGCAGAAAAAAGCTGTAATAGATACTGCTTTTTATGTTGGAAGTGGAAAAGTTAGTGAAATAGCGCTGCTCAGACAGTCGTATAACGCAAATGTAATTATTTTTGATGATGAACTTTCTGCTTCTCAAGTTAGAAACTTAGAAGAAAATGTTGGAGCTAAGGTAATTGATAGAACTACATTAATACTTGAGATCTTTGCGAGAAGGGCAAAAAGCAGAGAAGCTAAAATACAAGTTGAACTTGCACAGTTAAAATATAGACTTCCAAGATTGAGCGGACTTGGAACTGTACTTTCAAGAACAGGCGGCGGAATAGGAACACGCGGACCTGGAGAAAAGAAACTTGAGGTTGATAAAAGACATATAAGGGAAAAAATATATGATCTTACTAAAGAACTCAAAAAGATAAAACAGGTGAGAAGTACTCAGAGAAATAAAAGAAGTGAACTTGAAAAAATAGCATTGGTTGGTTATACCAATGCAGGTAAATCAACTTTGAGAAACAAACTATGTGAAGTAGCTCTTTTAAAAGAAGGCGTGCAAAAGCAGAAAGTTTTTGAAGCAGATATGTTATTTGCCACATTAGATACCACAACTAGAGTAATAGAACTGCCTGATGCGAGAATAGCTGCAGTTACGGATACAGTAGGTTTTATAAGAAAATTACCTCATGATCTTGTTGAAGCTTTTAAATCAACACTTGAGGAAGTTATTTATTCTGATTTGTTGTTACATGTAATAGATTGTTCCTCTAAGTATGCTTATGAACAAATAAGTGCAGTAAACGATATACTGGAACAATTGGGATTAAAGGATAAACCTATGATACTTGTATTAAACAAGATGGATAAGGCAGCAGAAGATGACATAAATAAAATATTAGATCAGAACAAAGGAATTAAATCAGTTTGTATTTCTGCTAAAAAAGGTGAAAATATTGATTTATTACTAAAAGAAATTTTAAATGTTTTGCCGTGTAAATTGAGAAATGTAGAATATTTAATACCATATTCAGAACAATCTATGGAAGCATTCCTCCATAGAAATTCAAAAATTAACAAAGAAGAATATGTAGATAATGGAACATATATAGATGCACTTGTAGATGATGAAGTATATAATAAATGTGAAAAATATATGCTCAGCTCAAAAAAATTGTAA
- a CDS encoding sodium:proton antiporter — translation MEGNITLLTQNLMGLLCILILTGIICVKLSKIVHIPDVVLFILAGVILGPQVLNIVNFDVFKIENQLILNFGAAYILYDGGREVKLKILNKVKVSVTLLATLGVIISTFITGFFASKVLKIDFIYALLLGSVIASTDPSVLVPLFKNMNISSKLKQTIISESAFNDAAGAIITFTILGVILGGSFSISSCIVQLLVKAFGGIFVGGIIGYAVVFLLGRGKMRIFSGYPGEIAVAAVLGAYVVSEHFGFSGFMAVFIFGIVCGNKDVFKLSIDADDERVHLDFKEVLIMILRILIFTILGTQINFNILGQYWSQALIVVLLFIFAARPVSVFFSIIWDRKAKWNFREALYLMWTRETGVIPAALAGMIVSMKVQNAQIISAVTFMAIIVTLVVQASTAKYAAKILKLEVKE, via the coding sequence ATGGAAGGAAATATAACTTTATTAACTCAAAATTTAATGGGATTATTATGCATTTTAATTTTAACAGGTATTATTTGTGTCAAGTTAAGTAAAATAGTACATATACCGGATGTTGTTTTATTTATATTGGCTGGTGTTATTTTAGGCCCTCAAGTTTTAAATATAGTAAATTTTGATGTATTTAAGATTGAAAATCAATTAATTTTAAATTTTGGGGCAGCATATATATTATATGATGGAGGACGAGAAGTTAAACTTAAGATATTAAATAAGGTAAAGGTATCTGTAACGCTTTTAGCTACACTAGGAGTTATAATATCTACGTTCATTACTGGATTTTTTGCATCCAAGGTACTTAAAATAGATTTTATATATGCACTTTTGCTTGGATCAGTTATAGCTTCTACAGATCCTTCTGTATTGGTTCCGCTATTTAAAAATATGAACATAAGCAGTAAGTTAAAACAAACTATAATTTCTGAATCAGCTTTTAATGATGCAGCAGGAGCAATTATAACTTTTACCATACTTGGAGTGATTTTAGGAGGAAGTTTTTCAATTTCAAGCTGTATAGTTCAGCTTCTTGTAAAGGCATTTGGAGGTATATTTGTAGGTGGAATTATAGGATATGCTGTGGTTTTCCTTCTTGGCAGGGGAAAAATGAGAATATTTAGTGGATATCCAGGAGAAATTGCAGTAGCAGCTGTGTTAGGTGCATATGTTGTTTCCGAACATTTTGGTTTTAGTGGATTTATGGCAGTATTTATATTTGGAATTGTATGTGGAAATAAAGATGTATTTAAATTGTCAATTGATGCTGATGATGAGAGAGTTCATCTTGATTTTAAGGAAGTCTTGATAATGATACTTAGAATACTCATATTTACGATTTTAGGAACACAGATTAACTTTAATATACTTGGTCAGTATTGGAGTCAAGCACTTATTGTAGTATTATTATTTATATTTGCAGCAAGACCTGTTTCAGTATTTTTCTCTATAATTTGGGATAGAAAAGCAAAATGGAATTTCAGGGAAGCATTGTATTTGATGTGGACCAGAGAAACTGGTGTTATACCAGCGGCATTAGCAGGTATGATTGTAAGCATGAAAGTTCAAAATGCACAGATTATATCAGCAGTTACATTTATGGCGATTATTGTGACATTAGTTGTTCAAGCAAGTACAGCTAAATATGCTGCTAAAATTTTAAAGTTGGAAGTAAAAGAATGA